Genomic DNA from Hordeum vulgare subsp. vulgare chromosome 2H, MorexV3_pseudomolecules_assembly, whole genome shotgun sequence:
AGAAGGACAGGTGTTCTACTAGCTAAACTGAAGTAAAATATACTATGTAGGTGGCATCAAAATACTTTGGTGAAACTGAAATGTCAATTACTTTTCTCTTAAGGGTAATAAGCTTGATGCCTCCTGTGCAATCAGCAAAAGTGACAAGGTATTTTCTTTTAGTTATATAAGATAGAGTTGTCATGACAACCAAATACTGTATATTACAAGATTATTTTACTAAACTGAACTGGAATCAAGAAATAGAATAAGGTGCTAATACTTGTGTTGCATAAATCTCTAGGTTGCTCACTACATGCACTGATGAAGTTTGTAGTACTACTACAAGGTGCTCGAGCGCGTAGACACGCCCACTGATTTCCTAGCACTGGCCAACGTCGGAGTTGGACATGCCCGCGCCTGCATTTTAGCTTCGAGGACGGCATTGTAAACGTATGCACTCGGGTGCTCCTCTTCATGAGGTAATCTACGTGGGGTTCTGCTCAAGTCCCAATGTTACGTGGCAGCAGGTCCCGTCCCCTCTCCTTCTCCAGCATGTTGAACCTCGTGGCATCGCTACAGTGACGGGTGCGGTGTCACGTCAGAATAAGGTAGCATATATTCTTTCCCCCTCCTAATTTTTGTGGTCGGCATCAGGAGCCCAACCTACCAACCAGTGTCTCCAAACCTCACTAACATCTTCAGTGGGTACTCTTTCTTCCCCCTCTCTTGTTTTGCTTGGCGCTGATCACTGGTCGTTAGCATAATTGGTTGTGCTCTTTTATtctaaagttggcatgttatgcaTTGCTTGAGATGAGAGTATGTGATGGAGATGGCTCTCGTAGCGTGAGGCTTTCATTTATTAGGTTTATAATTTCGACATGATTTAATGATATGAACTGTATGTTTTTTTCTACAATAAAGGTTTTTTCCATGCAATACGAGGCTAGCTATGTTTCATCCTATTATTTTCTGCTGCTTTGCATTCGATGGCTATACAGTCGCATGCTCTAAGAGAAAAGGTTATGTTTCATATTATTATTATCTATTTGCTTGCATTCGATGGCAAACCGACAAACGATGTATGCGATCTTTGCCAGTCATTAAACCGATAAATAGTTCAATTTTTTTAGAAAGAGTTTATATACTTCACAATACTAGGTACAAATTTTTAGAATGCTTTGTTTTCACTAGCGTTTAGCTTCACTTTGACAGTAGACTATGTGATAATTTGTAATAGAGTTCAGAAACTGAGCAACGCATAGTTCCCAAACTGTGCAGTGCATTATTACTGAAATATATTTTATGGTGCATTATGGAAGGAAGTGAGCAGTTCCAGGTACATTCGGAAAAGGCATGATGCATCCAGGTGACTCCTAGAAAACAAGGCATTGGAGTTAAGCTATAATGACGGGGATTTTTATTTTATTGAATGGTCTTGGCACATGGATGCCGTGTTATTATTCACTTGTCGTGAGCAAGTTAAGAAGAATGGCTTTCAGATCGTCGGAACAACTTTGACCTTTCTCTGCTTTGTATTGAAAATATGAAAACCTCAAACACTATAGTATTAGCTTTTGTAATCGGCGGAATTTCATACTGCCTGAACCCTATGGTTAAGAATGGCCAATTGAGTGAACTTGTTCATAACATTAACAGTAATCTTGGTCAACATAGTATTCCTGACTTTCGATTTCTTGATGCTTTCTAATTTTGACCTATTTGCAGTTTTTTACAGAGGAATTAGTCCAGGCATTACTGGTTCAATTGTCACTGATTCAACTAGGACATGGCTGGAGCACACTAATCCTAATCCAAGATGTCATTGCTCTCACTTATTTGCTGGAGGAATTGGTGTGAAATTACTTTTCATGTCTACTGTATTTTCTCTCCAGAAAAATTGCATGATGATGTGTAAAATTTAGACTAGCTCTCAGCATGTTACTAGGATTTAACGCACAAATGGAttttgtacatgctcacaacatggaGTTCTCACTAAGTTATTCATCATCATTTTTTAGTGCCAGGCAATGCATGGGGTTTTTGTATATTCAAATTTTAATGGTCTCTattttgttactcatgtaatgcaTATCGATATAATTAGCTTTTTCATCAGAATAATGTGTTGATTCCTTGACACAACACAAGCTTTTTCAAGCTCATTCCAGCAGATGAAACAACGAATGCATGTCCAAGGCTCCAACAAATCATGAGCACCAAGTGCTATAGATTGAAATGATCCATGCCATCTCTTCTATCtagagagatcatggtgtgaagGGACTCAATGTAGGGTACTGTACTGACTGCTTGTTGCTAGAATAACAACTTTCTTCTGTTTTCTAATAGAGAAGTAAATGAGTTCTGCCCAACAAAATAAAACACGTAATAATTAGCCTGTTGAGTCAAAAACATTATTTCCCCACAGGCCAAAACCAAATCTATGGAAGTCAAGCATACTCAATTATTGAGATACAAGGAGTATCTAACACAATAAATTTCTATTTTTAAGTGCACATTCCTAGGATCAACAGGTTGACAAGTGAGACAAACAGAAAACACAAAGAGAATGGAGAACGTGAACAAAGAAGAAGTGTCAAGTGGTCTGGTTTGTGTTTGGATGGGGGAATCCAAAGTGCATTTGTGGTTATTGTTTCTGTTCGCAAATTGTTCGACCAAAATGGAAGCAATTCTGAAATAGTCAAGCAGATCATCAAGGAATATATAGCTGCGAGAATTAGTTTTGTTTTTTACTTGCTTACGATGTCAATAGATTTTCTTGAATTACATGAGGCGATTGCATGTATAGGGAAGTGTAAGGTGATGTTTTTGAGATCTCATTCTTGGAGTTACAATAATGGTTTAATCAATGTCTCGATAGATAAGTTTTTTGTTCGTGGAAACGCACGGGCATTCAACTAGTGATAGTAagaaggtgcttggatccaagggactaaaactagtctgactaaaaatagtctctttaagaggccaaagttccaagcacccctgactaaagaggagctaaaactagtcttgagtctaatttttttagtcaggggtacccctactaaaatgtggattagtcctctctctcctcatttaattcCTCTCCTTTAACACATGCGGGTTCTCGATTGgacggtttggaggataataattgctcattaacttgattttagtctctttagtatttggatccaaccatgggtgaggctagcaagttttagtctcactacttttagtcatgggactaaaacgtatccaaacaccctaaaatcaagttaatgagcatttattatcctccaaaccctccaatcgaGAACTCGCCTGTGTTAAAGGAAAGGAGTTAAataaggagagagaggactaatcccattttagtaggggtacccctgactaaaaaaatttagtctcaagactagttttagccccaCTTTAGTCAcgagtgcttggaactttagcctcttaaagagactatttttagtcacactagttttagtcccttggatccaagcaccctctaagcaAGAAATATGATGTGGCAACTAATTAATTAGAAGAGAGATAAATTGAGTAACTTAGCATGTTACTCATATTAAGAATAACATAGCGGATACCAAGGCAAGATGAGTCTATAGGCTAATAAATGAAAAGCTCAATGTTACTACCTGTGTTACTATTCttctctctactattaaagggggggtctgccgtctgtcgtgatggttcgacctcgagCGACCCCCCTTCCTACCGTTAGCCTTTGCACCGTTCCACCGATTTTTTTCAATCCCTCCATAAACCAGGCAATAAACCAGCCGATTAGTTCAATAAAAAAAACCTTCAGTATATCGAACGAGTCTCCCCATCAATCTCTCGCACCGATTTTTATTTTAACCATCGCTTCCACCCTCGTTCCATCGATCCAACAAATAACCCACGATCGCACCAGCCAAAAAAACGGACGTCCTTCTCTCGATCTCCACGTACGCACGTCCCGTTCCCACCTTGCACTCCCCTTCCCCAAATCCCTTCCAGATTCGCCGCCGACGGTGCCAACGTCGCCGCCGACTCGTTCTCTCCTCGCACCCATGGGATGGGATCCCTTTTCTCGCCGCTGACCCTTGATCCACCCCTGCCTCCATCACCTTGCTAGAGCTCGACGAGCAGGAACGACACGGCAGCGTTGGCAGCGATGAACAATGGTCTCGTAAACCTGTCTCCCTACCCTCGTTATCCACCCCATCTTCTCACTGCACCACTCCTCGTGAAACTCTCCCACGgcgcctcctctctctctttttttctctctctcacacacacagctGAACGGTGGACGCTTCATGTGTTGTCCAGATCCTATTGACAACTTGCAGCTTGCCTTCATGTTTTAAAGTTTGATCCACCAAGAACAAGCCAGTGGTTATAGGAACTTTTATTTGTTTCTCACCCGAAAGTTATGATGTAATTCTTGAATTAATTAGTGCTTGTTTCTTGATGTTATATTGTGGGACTGAAAAATGAAATATGAACTTTTATTTGGTTCTCACCTGATATTTATGATGTAATTCTTGAATTAATTAGCGCTTGTTTCTTGATGTTACACTGTTGGACTGAAAAATGAAATAGTACGTGCTTCATCATGTGGTCCTGTATTTTTAATAATAGTTTTTTCACTGGTTGGTGCATGAGTAGATACTTTCAGGAATTGTACCACTAAAGTTGTTCATTGAAAAATCAGTTGTCCTCATATCCAACATGGTGAAATTCACTTTGCTAAGATCCCCGGTGAAACTGATGTTTCTGAGGGTAATGTATCCGAGATTTGAGTAGTTACCTAGGGTAGATggcagttcaccacacatattgtTGTTATCCAAGTAGAGTTTCTTTAATCTTCTTAGCTGGCCAACAGAATCCGGAATCTTACCACAGAGACCAGTCGATCCAAGATCAAGGACATTCAAATTGCTTAATTTGAGTATATGGGAACCATCAAGAACTCCTTGCAAACCATTGTTGGCTAAAGAGAGGTGCTCCAGTGAGGTAGCATTGAATAGTCCGACATGCAGAGCTCTAGTAAGGTGGTTGTGGCCAACTTTGAGCACTCTCAGCATAGAGCAACTTCCAAGCCCCAGAGAAATATTGCCGCTAAATTGATTATATGAGAGATCAAGCATGGAAAATGATGGAGCATTGATGCAGATAGAAGATGGTATTTGTCCTGTAAAGCTGTTATTGCTTGCATTAAAAGCAACCAGATTCTTCGTCACCTCCCATGTTGTTAGTGGGGACTGTCCTGTGAAGGAATTACTTGAGATATTCAGTACCTGGAGAGGAAGGCTGGGGTTTGAGGATTGCATCTCTTGTAAATGACCTTTGAGGTGGTTGAAGCTGACGTCGAGGCCAATAATGCTTTTGGAGAAAACTAATACTGTTGGTAGACTGCCTTCGAGCGAATTTTGGGACATGTTGAGATGTAGCAGGCCTGTAAGATTGCCGAGGGATGGCGAGATGCCCCCTTTGAGACCTTCGGAGGCGAGCAAGACATCTATGACTGTCCCATCGCTGCTGTAGATTATGCCTTCCCATTTGCAGCAACCTGTGCCCTTCATCCATGAAACGTTGAGACCACCGTTGTCGTCTGGCATGAGCCCATCCAGGAAGTTGATGAGAGAGTTATTCTCCTGCTCGGTGCAGGAGTTGGTAGGAGAGGCAAAGAAGAGCAGGAGGAGACCAGCATGGTGTTCTTGCATGGTGTTCTCATGGATAAACCTTCTCTGTTTTTTAGCGAGAAAGGGAGCTCTTGCATGGTGTTCTCATGAATCTTGCCTGAAAATCATCTAGCCAGTTGTATTGCTCTGAACACTACTAAAAGTTGCCTGGGATTTTTAGTACTGAGGTCATGAGGAAAACATGAAAAGGATGGTGTTGCGGTGCTCAATGGCTCGTCGTCTTATGTAAACTGGTGCAAACAGGTACCAAAGATTTCCTCTTACTTTGA
This window encodes:
- the LOC123426633 gene encoding receptor-like protein 2, with the translated sequence MQEHHAGLLLLFFASPTNSCTEQENNSLINFLDGLMPDDNGGLNVSWMKGTGCCKWEGIIYSSDGTVIDVLLASEGLKGGISPSLGNLTGLLHLNMSQNSLEGSLPTVLVFSKSIIGLDVSFNHLKGHLQEMQSSNPSLPLQVLNISSNSFTGQSPLTTWEVTKNLVAFNASNNSFTGQIPSSICINAPSFSMLDLSYNQFSGNISLGLGSCSMLRVLKVGHNHLTRALHVGLFNATSLEHLSLANNGLQGVLDGSHILKLSNLNVLDLGSTGLCGKIPDSVGQLRRLKKLYLDNNNMCGELPSTLGNYSNLGYITLRNISFTGDLSKVNFTMLDMRTTDFSMNNFSGTIPESIYSCTNQ